The window AATGAAACTTGTAATGTCTGAGATGAGTAATAAAGAATTGGCCAATTAtttcacctttttattttatctccCATTTACAGACCAGCCGCTGAAACGAAGAAAGCGGCATAGAAGAAAGCAAGTAAAGAACCAAGAACCATGTTTGATGAGAGGAGTCTATTACAAGAACATGAAATGGCAAGCAGCCATTAAAGTTGAGAAGCGACAGATCCACTTGGGAACTTTCTCTTCTCAAGAAGAGGCTGCTCGTTTATACGATAGGTAaagtaaatttacattttttaaaatcagatTCTTGAGTGTTTGATTCAAACTATATATCACTTCCATTGACAACGGTTAACTC is drawn from Brassica oleracea var. oleracea cultivar TO1000 unplaced genomic scaffold, BOL UnpScaffold11579, whole genome shotgun sequence and contains these coding sequences:
- the LOC106322246 gene encoding ethylene-responsive transcription factor-like protein At4g13040, with the protein product MSEMSNKELANYFTFLFYLPFTDQPLKRRKRHRRKQVKNQEPCLMRGVYYKNMKWQAAIKVEKRQIHLGTFSSQEEAARLYDRAAFMCGREPNFELSEEDKRDLKQQSWEGFLACTRRKITNKSMLLLLKQP